Genomic DNA from Candidatus Sericytochromatia bacterium:
GATATGGCGATCGCTACGTGCGTGGCAGCTTCGGAACCCGAGAATGAGACCGAATTGACTGAAAACGTGCCGTCCGTCCTGACGGCATAATTTTACGATTATTTACAATTCGTTTACAGCTGGCCTCCAGCCTGGAACCGTCAGTAAAAAGCCGAGATTGAGGGGGTAAGTCGGGGCTTGCCTGCCAGCAGAATATGGCCTTACGCTGTGCAACATAACGCAGTGCATCGGTCACAACTTTTGCGGACAGATTCCTGGAAAGCCACCTCCATGCCACCATTTCGTCGCCGCCAGCGCTCTGCTCCCTTGGAAGCCACTCCGCCTGTCGCCTTGCCGCCAGATCCGGAAGCCGAACTCGAAGCCGCGGAAGCGCTGGCCAGTGAATGCCTCGGCGGGCGCGAGGAGTCTTGGCTGGACGCACAGCCGACGATCGATGCCGAGACGGCTGCGTGGGCGGCCCTGGGCGCGCTCGAACTGGGGCGCCTCCCCCAGGTGCGACGGGTGCTGGAGCGCTTGCTGCAGGCCCAGCGCGCTGACGGCTCGCTGCCGGTGACATTGCGCAGTGGGCGTCACCCGATGGGCAAGCTGGTGAACTGGTTGAAGCGCGTTCCGCGCCCTTCCTTTCCAGGCAAGCCGAGCTTCAGTCGTGATGCCATTCAAGGCGCCCGGGCGCACGCCCTGGTCACCTGGGCCTGCGCCGAGTTCACGCTGCGAACGGGCGACGCCGAGCTGGCTCAGCGCTGGCGCAAGCCCTTGGAAGCCGCCATCGATTGGATCGAACGTCACGCGCGCCTGAATCCCCCGGATGTGGGCCTGGAAGCGCTCTATCACCAGGCTCAGATCGCGCTGGGTCATCTCTCCATCGCCAGTGGCGATGCCGTCGCGGGCGCCAGACGCTGGGCAGCCGCCGCCGCGGCCAAGGAACGCATCCAAGACGCGGAACGCACGGCTGGAACCAGCATTGAGGACCTGCTGCTGGTCGCGCTGGTCAGCGCCTGTGACGCCAGAACCCGTGACGAAGCCCTGTCGCGTGGCGATCTGCATCAACATGGCGGGGTGATGGCCTGGGTGGCGGCGCAAGCGGGCCTGCTCGCGGAAGCCGAGACCTTGCTCCGCCGCTGTGCCCAGACCGCCCTGGCCCACGGGGGCTTTCAGGGACCCGCCGGGGCCGCCCAGTTTCTCAGGGGTCTGTCCGCCTGGAAGCGTCTGGCGGAGTCGTGCCGGCACACCGTCACGCGGCCTCGCCATCGTCAGTGGCAGCTCAGTGAAGACGACCTGCGCATTCTGAGCGTCTGCTGAAGGGGCTCTCCCGGCTGGGGCGGGTGGCCCTGGGGGCTCTGCGAGCGAGCAACGAACGTCAGCGCCGGCGCGCAGCCAGCGTGGGCCCTTGCGCGGCTTCCGGGGAGTCGGGCGCCTGGGCCAGGCGATACGCATCCAGCGCGGCGAGGGTGGCCACCGAGGCGACCCCCAGGCCAAATCCGGCCCAAGCCGTCAGAGGCGAGGCGCCACTGAACTGTCCGGCGAGCCAGTAAGCCCCGACGCCACCGAGCGTGGCGGCCCCGACGCCTCCGAGCGCGTAACCGGCTGCCCGTTCAGCTTGCCCCAGATACAAATGGCCGGCGGCCAGCCCGAGCGGAGCGGCGATCGCCGGCAGCCAAACGCCGACGGTCGAGGGCAAGGCCATGGCCGCCGGGACGGCCAGGGCCAGACCCGCTGCCCAGCGTGGGTCGGCGGCCTGCTGGCGCGCACCCGCCCACGCAACCTCGAAGGGGGCTCCCGTCTGAAGGCCGGGCAAGGTTTCCAGCGAGGCCTCCCCCAAGGGTACGAGAGAGGCGCTCGATCGCTCGGCAGCGGCCACAGGACCAGCCGACAGCGCAAGCGACACGGCGGCCACCAGCAACGCCAGCACGGTGCGGGTCAGCCAAGGGCGACCGCCTGCGGCCGTCGCGGTGACATCACAGGAAATTGCCATGGAAAGGCCCCTCTCCGACGACGAGAACCTTTCCAGTCTAGCCGCGCCCCCGAGCTGACCGCTGTGCGCGGGATCCCAGTTTCTGCGAGTCGGGTGATTCAGGCCAGCGGGCTGAAGTCGCCACGATACCCGGCCAGGGCTTCCACGTGGCGTTCGAGACGGGCGCACAGGCCCGCCTGCTCCGAAGCAGTGAGCGGAGGCAGCTGGCTGGCCGCGACCAGGGCCTGCACCTCGGCGGGTGAGGCGCAGCCCACAATCACCACATCCACCGGTTGAGCGAGCGCGAAGCGCAACAGTTCCTGCGCCTCGAAGCCAGCCTGGACCAGACGTCCGCCCCCGGCCCCCCCCACGGCGCCCGCACCGCCCAGGGCCTTCATCCCGATCACGCCCAGGCCGCGCGCGCGCGCGGCGCGAAGCACCTCGGTCAGGAAGCCTCCCAGCAGCGCTTCCATCGGATTCACCGGCAGCAAGACCGTGTCGAGCGGCCAGGTGGCGAGCGCGTCGAGCAGCACCCGCGGACTGTGGTGACCCGTCACGCCGATGTGGCGCACCAGACCTTGCTCTCGCGCCCGCACAAAGGTGTCGAGCGCCCCGCCGGGGTGACTCAATTCATCCAGGTCGGCCGCGGTGCGGACATCGTGAATTTGCCAGAGATCGAGTTCCTCAACCCCCATGCGCGTGAGGGTGTCCTCCAGTTCCCGCCGAGCCCCTCCGCCGTCGCGGGCCGCCGATTTGCTGGTCAGAAAGACCCGCTCACGCTCTGCCGGGCGCCGCCCCCAGAGGGCCCCGTGATAGCGTTCGCTGTCGGCGTAGGCGCGCGCGCAATCGAAGTAGGTAATACCGGCTTCGAGCGCGGCCGTCAGGACGGCTTGCGCCTCGGCCGCGCGACCGCGCGTGCGCAGGACGCCCTCCCCGCCCAATCCGACCCGCGTGACAAGGCGCCCGGTCTCACCCAGGCCCGTGGTCGGCAGTGTCGTGGTCATGGCTGGCTACCCCCGTATGGATGCTTCAAGCCTACAGGATCTGAACCGCCGGGAGATAGCCAAGTCCGGGCGCTTGCAACGAGCCGAGAACCGCTCAGTCCGGGGGATGGGTTCCCCTGCGACCGGCGCCTGCCAGCAAATGGCGCACGCCGCGCGGACGACGCGCTCAGCCTGCCAGGCATCCATCGAGGTGAATGCGACGCCCCTCGCGCCGAGCCACCAGGTTCAGGCGCCATTCCCTCAGCACCATCGGAAACAACCAGACGTCGGACACCTCGACCCCATCTCGCCGGATGGCCCGGATCAGACCCGTCAAAAAATAGCGGACGGCGCGTTCGGCATCCAGCGGCGCAGGGGCCTGCTGACACAGGGCCCACAAGCCCGGGGACAGGCTGACCTCACACAACAAACCCAGCGGACGGGCCCAATCGGTCACATCGACTTCCAGGGGTTGCACACGGCGATGAGCGAGCACGGCCAGGCCTCCAATCATTGAAATGAGCGCCGCTATCAGGCTTCGCCCATTTTAGAACAAACGTTCTAACCTGTCCAGCCGATCGGCAAGGCAAACCCGGGCTGCTAAGATCGCAGGGGCGCTCCAGCCCCCCCCGCGCGCCCCACGCGAGAGCCAGCCATGCCCAAAAAAGGCACCATTCCCAGTCCCTGCGTCCGCCGCTGCGATCGCCACCAGAAATTTCCCTGGTGCGCGACTTGCCGGCGCACGGCCGACGAGATCCGCCAGTGGGAGCAGTTGGATGATCCCAGCCGGCGCAAGGTGCTGGCCAGAATGGCCTCGCGGCAGCGCCAGGAAACCGCCCACGAAGGACAGGCGCCCTGAACCGCGCCTGGCCCGCCTCCAAGGCTGGCCG
This window encodes:
- a CDS encoding DUF1289 domain-containing protein: MPKKGTIPSPCVRRCDRHQKFPWCATCRRTADEIRQWEQLDDPSRRKVLARMASRQRQETAHEGQAP
- a CDS encoding aldo/keto reductase, producing the protein MTTTLPTTGLGETGRLVTRVGLGGEGVLRTRGRAAEAQAVLTAALEAGITYFDCARAYADSERYHGALWGRRPAERERVFLTSKSAARDGGGARRELEDTLTRMGVEELDLWQIHDVRTAADLDELSHPGGALDTFVRAREQGLVRHIGVTGHHSPRVLLDALATWPLDTVLLPVNPMEALLGGFLTEVLRAARARGLGVIGMKALGGAGAVGGAGGGRLVQAGFEAQELLRFALAQPVDVVIVGCASPAEVQALVAASQLPPLTASEQAGLCARLERHVEALAGYRGDFSPLA